The Ostrinia nubilalis chromosome 30, ilOstNubi1.1, whole genome shotgun sequence DNA segment TTTTCCACACGACTCGcaggtacttaggtacttagGAAAATGCGACTGGGTGTGTCGGCTCAAAGCACGCAGAGATATGAATTTTCTTTCACACATAGCACACGCCCATTTATCATTAGGCAATATAAACGGCTGCACTCCTAAATCGCAAGTTAAATCTATACTGTGGTGGTGTTCTTTTATTAAATGGTCAGCGGCGACTTTTAAATTATCGAGAGTAACTGAGCATTTTCTACATTTGAGATCTGTGCAGTCGACTTTGATGTATCTATCGGGGATATGCGCAAATGCGATATGTAATTTCACTGCAGGATGATATTCGGACATGTGTTTCCTAAACAGCGGGGCGTCATCAAAGCTCTCGCAACAATAGACGCACACCATACATCGCTCTGGTAGCTTGAATGGGTACGCTGTCGTATATTCGACAATGATCCTGGCGTTTTGCTTGGCGTTGGACATCGTCGGATCATTTTCTAGAACAAAAAGGAAAGCATTTGGTCAGGTGTAGCTCTTCCTTAGTTGATAAATTCAAAATCATTACACAAATTATGCATAATACGAAAAATTCCTAATTATAGCGATATCAGGGTTAGCTTTTGTTAACTTGAATAGAATTTCTTACTGCGTTTTAATATATTGTGTTTTcgaattacattattattgatagttgtaataattttatcatCGTTGAATAGTACGCCAACCAGGTTGTTGTGTAAATATACATATTAAGATCTCAATCCTCGCTAACTAATAGCAACGCCTGGGTGATGAGATTTCATATGAGATTTCCACGTGACTTTCTGATTAAATTGCTTATTACAATCGATACACTCGAATCTCTTATGTTCACTGTGTATCCACATGTGCTGCACTAAATTCTTTTTTCTACAGAAGGCCTTTGAACATACTGTACAGGGGAATAACTTATCTTTTGTATGCACAACCATATGTTGCTTTAATTTCGATTTTGTATCGTACTTCTTACCACATGAGCACTCAAAATAGTCATTTGTGTGAGTTACAATAAAATGCATTCTATATTTTTGTCGGTCCGGGAAAACTTCGGGACACTCGGGACAGGTGTACTCTTTCGACTGCATGCCATGAACTCGAGTTTTGTGAACATTTCTCAACGTCGATGACCAGAATCTCTCATTGCAAAATTTACAAGCGAAAGCCCAGCATCGAGGAGTTTCCTGAACGTGTTTCCTTTTCGCTTCTAGtgattcaaaagtttttttacatttaacacATATCCGCTGTTCCCCTATGTGAGACACCTGTTTGTGAAACCGAAGAGATGACACTGAGAAGTAAGATTTTCCACACGACTCGCAGGTGTGCTTAGGAAAATGCGACTGCGTGTGTCGGCTCAGAGCACGCAGAGATATGAATTTGCTTTCACACATAGCACACGTCCATTTATCATTAGGCAATATAAACGGCTGCACTCCTAAATCGCAAGTTAAATCTATACTGCGGTtgtgttctttttttaaatggTCAGCGGCGAATTTTAAATTATCCAGAGTAACTGAGCATTTTCTACATTTGAGATCTGTGCAGTCGACTTTGATGTATCCATCGGGGATATGCGCAAATGCGATACGTAATTTCACTGCAGGATGATATTCGGACATGTGTTTCCTAAACAGCGGGGCGTCATCAAAGCTGTCGCAACAATACACGCACACCATACATCGCTCTGGCAGCTTGAAAGGGTACGCTGTCGTATATCGGACTATGATCCTGGCGTTTTGCTTGGCGTTGGACATCGTCGGATCATTTTCTAGAACAAAAAGAATAGCGCTTGGTCAGTCTTTTCTTTCCTGGTGATGAACCGTACATAGAGTACGaaattgcaaaaatattttgttagcaATGAACTACAATGAATGAAATCATTACTCTTCCTAATATGATTTTTCACTAGGTTTAACTGTTCTAGCATCACAAATTTTCCAGTGATTACGAAATTTTTCGCCTCTAGGAAACACTTCTCTGCATTCTGGACACGCCTGAGACCGTTTATGCTGCTGGATTACCGCGTGAGCTTTAGCTTGGTGAGACAACCTTTGGTTCCACGTGATGAATCGTTCACCACAAATTTTACACAAATGAGCCCAGCACTGAGGCGATTCATCCCAGTGCTTTCTTCTCGCCTCCACAGTTTTAAAAGTTCGTTTACATTTTCGACAAAGCCGATTGTCGCCTATATGTGACACTCTCAAATGCGCTTTTAAGGAAGATGACGTCGAATACGATTTACCGCACGATTCGCACGTATGTTTAAAGAAGTGACTTTGCGTGTGTCTGCTAAGAGAACGGAGACCAGAGAATTTCTCGTCACATAACGCGCACTCATAGCGGTCATCGTCCAACTTAAATGGCTGCATACCGAGATCGTATTTCAAGTTTAAGCCGGATATATTATGTTCACGTATTAAATGTTCAGCAGCGCTTTTCAAATCTTCCTGCGATTGAGAACACAAGCGACATCTAAGTTCTGTGCAGTCGGCTTTTCCGTATCCATCAGGGAGATGAGAAAATGCCTCGCGCACAGGGAAATCTTCATGTTCACTGTCCATATGACGCCTGAACAACGCCGAGCTGGAAAAGCTCTCGTAACAGTACACGCAAACTATTGAGCATTCGGGCAGCCTAAACGGATAGGCTGTAGTATATTTCAGCATTATCTCGGCGTTCCGCTTTGCGAAGTACATCGGATTGTGGTCTAGAACAAAGAAATGTTCTTTATCATACATCCGTCTTCAAATCAGAATACTGCTTTCAGTTATTAAAAGCTGTGAGAAGGTAAATAGtgacttttttaaagaatatagCTCAATTGATCTAAGTAATAACCGTTTCAACAAATTAATTCAAGTAAATTTAACTTAGTAAAACAACAACAAATATGTGCaaattaacaatttttttactatttattctATCTATTTATTGCTAACAGAGCATCGTCTCAAAGTCCTATGTTAGGGTTTACGCGGCTAGTAGTAATataatcatatattttttatacaataacAATTAATTAACAAGTCTCTTTGTTCTGCGCATCATTAAAAGCATTAGGTGGTTGATATGGAGGTATTTCAAACCCTGGATGGTAAGACTTCATGTGCGTCCGCCAACTGACCCTTTGGTTGAATTGCTTATTACAGAAAGTACACTCGAAGCGCTTATGTTCCATATGAATCCACATGTGCTGATTCAAATTCTTTTTCCTGGAAAATGATTTCAGACACACAGTACAAGGGAACAACCGCTCTTTCGTGTGGACAACTCTGTGTTCCTCTAATCTTCTTTCGTTTTCAAACTTCAATCCGCAATCGGAACACGCGAAGTTCTGATTGGTGTGGTTTATTTTGAAATGCCTATTATAAGCGGAGCCGTCAAAAAATATCTCTCCACATTCCGGACAAATGTAAGAATGTTTCTGAACCCCGTGCTCTTGGACTTGGTGAGTTTTCCTCTGATTCCACGTGATGAAGCGTTTGTTGCACACTCTGCATACGTGATTCCAGCACTTGGGCGATTCCGCCAAATGCTTTCTTCTAGCTTCCAAcgttttaaaggtacttttacATTTTCTACAGTAACGCTGATCGCCAAGAACATGCGAACCTGTAATGTGAGCTTTCAAGGACGACAATGTCGCATACGACTTGCCACACGACTCGCACGTGTACATGTGctgtgaaaaatgttttgtaacaTGTTTACTTAACGCACGGAGACCGCCAAATTTTTCATCGCACATAGCACAACCGTAGCGGTCTACATCTAGCTTAAATGGGTATATGCCAAGATCACATTTTAGGTCTAAATCGGACATGTTATGATCGCGCAGCAGATGTTCTGCTGCATTTTGTAGATACTCATGTTTGATTAAGCAAAGGCGGCATTTCAATTCAGTGCAATCAGCTTTTATGTATCCAATAGGGTAATAATGGGAAAATACATGACGCAGAGGAAAGTCTTCGTGTTCGTCATCCATGTGCCTTCTGAACACGGCCGGCTCAGTAAAAGTTTTGTTACAATATACGCAAACTACGGAACATTCCGGAAGCCTGAACGGATAAGCTGTTGTATATTTCAATATTATCTCGGCGTTCCGCTTCACGAAGTAATCATAGTCtagaacaaaacaaacaaatgttCGTGATCATGTGTTTTATATTATAACAAGAGACTAACTTTTAATCCGTTTgtaatatatattttactatTAATGTACATAACGTtaactaacataatatttattgcaCAAGAAACAAGAGACGCTCAAGAACTTTGGTCATTATAACACTTATTTATTTCCCTAACCCTGTGTTCAATCAATTTGATTTCAAGACTGATAGCAATAATTTGAGATTAGTGTTTTTTGCATCATCGAAAGCGCTTGTCGATTGATATGGAGGAATATAAATTTCAGGGTGATAAGACTTCATATGGGTCTTCCAGCTGACTCGCTGGTTGAACTGCTTACTGCACAGTGTACACTCGAACCTCTTGTGTTCACTGTGGATCCACATGTGTTGAACTAAATTCTTTTTCCGAGGGAAGGACTTAGAGCATACTGTGCAGGGAAACAGCCGCTCCTTCGTGTGAACCACTCTATGTTCATTGAGGTCTCTCTTGGTTTCAAATTTCAAACCACAGCACGAACACATAAAATTGTCGTCAGtgtgattaattttaaaatgagaGCGGTACTTTTTCCTATCTACAAATATTGCTCCACACTCTGGACAAATGTATGACCTCTTTTCAGTGCCGTGAACTTGAGCTAGATGAGCCTGTTTCAAATTCCACGTTATAAATCTTTCACCACAAACGTTGCACAAATGAGACCAACATTTACGCGATTCTTTCAAATGCTTGCGCTTAGCTTCTAAAGTACTAAACGTGGCTTTACACTTCCTACAAATTCTATTGTCCTGAATGTGCGAAAAGCGGATATGATGGTTCAGAGTCGTCATGGTGGCATACGATTTGCCGCAAGCCTCGCAGGTGTACTTCAAAAAGTGGGTTTGAGTGTGTCTACTCAGCTGTCGCAAGCAGAGAGATTTAGAATTGCATATGGAGCAAACGAATTTATCTTTCGCCAGTCGAAATGGTTGGATTCCTAATTCCGCGCTCGAATCTATCGGTTGGTGATGAATCATTTGCAAATGTTGGGCCACATCCTCCAAGTTGGCCAACGTTTCGTTACATAGCCGACAGCGGAGATCGGTGCAGTCGGCTTTGATGTACCCTTCGTTGCAATGTGCGAACGCCATCCTGACTTTGAACGTTTGGTGTTCAGTTTCCATGTGTTCCCTATACCCGGAGGAGTTCTCAAAGCTCTCGGCGCAGTACACACAGACCATGGCCTCCTCCGGCAGACGGAACGGGTACACAGTCGCGTATTTCACTATAATCTCGGCGTTGCGTCTCGCGATGATATTAGAATCGATTTCTAGAACAAAAAGAAATGTCCTTGGTCATTCAACTGTCTTGTTGATCGTTCTAAGTTAGttcttttatacaaaaaacacataTTTTCCCGGTTTCCAAGGATATTATATTCGTGGGTTAATCGAgtctattaaattttcaattgaagTATAAAGAGAAAAATGACCTGGCTCTGaaatgataagttttttttttgacatAGGTACTGATGATTATGAATGAAAGTTATGATTAGAGGCAAATGATTTATTACACATTATCATAGACAAACTAGCAAAGATAGCatttataataaacaaaaaagtatAGACTTATCACGTAAGTATTTTACACACgagtttattattatgtagcaGATTTTTCGGGGAAttcttttaaaaatgtatctgGATGATGTTTCTTCACGTGTGCCTTTAGCTTAGTTCTGCTAACAAACATGCGGTTACACTGGGTGCATTTTGCCTTTTTGCTATCATCGTGTATAGCCAAATGTAACCTAAACGCTTTTCCTCTAGCAAATGTTTTGTCGCATACTGGACAAACGAGGGGTCGTTGCCCAGTGTGGCTAAGAACATGTTCTTTGAGCGACGAATTATAAGTAAATTTCCTTTCGCAGTATGGACATTTGTGATCGTCTGTGTGTTCAGACTTAAAATGCTTATATAGCTGCATACGCTTCACAAACACAGCCTTGCATTCGGTGCAACGGAACTCGGGTTTGGGAACACCGTGCACTTGTTCCATATGATGCTGACAGAGCTCCCAGTATAGGAAGCGTTCTTTGCATAGCTTACAAGTGTACGGCATGCAGTTTTTGGATATTCGAATGTGTTCTATCTTAGCCTGTGCAGTTGGAAAAACAACCTTGCACTGCCTACACATGTGTTTGTGCGAGTGTTGAAGCTTGATATGGGTACTCATGCCGCCAATAGTCTCACATCGAAAGCCGCAAATATCGCAAATGTACTGGTAATAGTGCGTTCCCATATGCCTCGACAGCGGAATGAAGCAGGAAAACTTCTGATCGCACAATATGCATTTGTAATTGTTATGTTCTAGCTTCAACGGAACAACGCCGAGACTGATTTCAAGATAGATTCCGAGTGAATGAACTTCATGTAAATGTTCTGCTAGAGGTTTTAACTCATCAAAATTCGTGCTGCAAAGTAAACAGCGCAAATCAGAAATGTCTACACGCAATTGGAGGTCttcgttttttttaattagacaAGTCGATTTATCGATGGACGGATGATCTTCCCCCATATGAGTCCTCAACCGAGAGGGATCGACAAATGTTTGGATGCAAAACCAGCACTTTAACACTGGTCCCTTATTTCGAACAGGACAAGCactggaatttcgcaatattaaCTCGGCATTTTTCCTTATGCGTCGCTTTGTTACACTATTGGGAGCAACTGAGGTCATATTTTCCACAGTTGCGACTTTGCTGCTGGCCGCTACACTTCCTTTCTCTTGTTTCATGTCTAGAACAAGAAAAGTATGATATTCTAGATCAAGTACTAAAGTCAGTATCAGGAATATATctagttaataataacttacAGGAGGATACaaagaatatttattattttttatcatggCACATTACGAATCCgcctaacaaaattaaatagtcGTGGTGTATTTATTGGTACTATTTTAAAAGGATAATTTCGAGTATGGgagttgtaataaatattaattaatttgataaatatAGTTTAATCAACAAAAGAAGAACATTACCATGTTTCTCAAATTGATTCGTAATTTCTATTCACAAGTATATCAATTGCATTTCACCAAAAAGTACAATTTAAGGATCGTCTTAAATGGAACTTCATACACGAAAACTATGAAACGTGTTTCTCCAAGTGTCTATTAAGTCTGGAAGGCGTGGCAAACTTGAGCCCGCAATGAATGCACAAGAGGCAGTCCTGTGAATGCCTCAGCTTGAAATGGTCATAAAACGCCCTTCGGTCCTCGCAGACCCAATTCACGCAATGTGTGCAACGATAAGTCTTTTTCTGCATGCCATGGACTTCTATCATGTGTTTCTGTTTCATCTCCCAACTGGGGAATCTTTCAGGACATTCCAGACAGCAATGGAGCATACACCGCTTTTCAGTTCTCTGATGTACCGCTTTGGCCTCCATAGAGGGGAAAACTGTCTGGCAACGCCTGCAAAACGCCTTGTTTTCCTCGTCGTGTTTAGCCCTTACGTGCTGTACCAGCCCTGTTGCCGCTTTGTAGCTCTTTCCGCAAATCTCACAGATGTGATTCTGGAAATGCGTTATCGTGTGTTTGTTGAGATGCAACAACGACGGCAAACTTTTATCGCAAACGGCACACTTCCACGCATCCCTTTGCAGAAGATACGGCATAATCCCCAACTCAGTGTTGAAGTTGAGGGGTTTTCCGTGAATATCTTTTAGATGTTCGGCGATGTCTTTGAGTGTGTTGTATTTTTGTGAGCAGATTCTGCATTTGAGGTCCGCGATGTCCGCTTTGAGCGGTTCTGTTTTTGGGAGCTTGACGAAAGCCATGGCGATCGTAAACGTTTGGTGTTCGTCTGTCATATGCGCGCGAAACTGGTCGGGGTCGTCAAGCAAGTCGCCGCAGTAAACGCACCGCAGCGACTTGAGGTTCACACGGAAAGGATACGCGGTCGTGTTCTTTATGATTATCTCCGCGTTTCTTCTCACGAGGTAGTTTGGCGTGACGTCTAGAAAAGGAAAAAAATGTGTTGTAGTTCTTCGGGTCTGGTACTCACAACGTAGGACACTTGCATTTGGGTCATGCTTTTCCGATACTGCCAAAACACTTGTCAAGAAGATGACAAATTTTTCAGTGTAAGTTGTAAAGAAAAGTTattatgaaaaaagtaaatgtatATGACGTAAGAGATGCATATTTAGCAACGCCAGTGAGGTCAAgggttaaataaaatagaataacaTATTGGTTTAAGTGTATTCATAAATGATAATTATGTGTGGTTTAAATATGGCCGCCAAACCCGGATAGCCTGAGATAAAATTTAGATTCTAGACTAGAATTGGGTAATAGATGCATTAGATGAAAAGGCATAAGAGCTATTGAATTACATATTGAGAGAGCTATTATTATGAGATCAGATATGTACCGCATTTGCTTATTCTTCATTAGAATAGTGCGAATCCAGCTTATATTTACAGTCTACTTATCTAGTATAGTAAAAGTTTTCGTATAATGAATTCTACACAACATGCTTCGACATATGCCGCTTTAGCCGATACTGCGATAGGAACTTCAAGCCGCAATGTTTGCACATGGCACAATCCTCGGAATGCTGCAGTTTGAAATGGTGGTAATACGAATTCTCGTTTGGGAACGTGATATCGCAGTCAGCGCATCTATACGTCCTCTTGGACTGGCAATGCTCAACCTCCATGTGTCGTTTCCGTGACTTCCAGTCCACAAACCTCTCGTTGCATTTCGGACAACAGTATGGCATGCAAGCCTTCTCTGCTCTACGATGCTTCTCTTTAGCTTCCATCGTGGGGAAGAACTTCCCACATTTCCTACAGGACACCTCGTAGTCCTGATGTTTGGATCTCACGTGGCGCAGCAAACCTGTGGTCGCTACGTAGCTGCACCCACAAACGTGGCATACATAGCTCAGGAAATGGGTTATCGTGTGTCTGTTCAGATGGAACAACGACGGTAGACTCTTTTCGCAGACCGCGCAATTGTACGTGTCCTTTCGCAAAAAGTACGGCATCACTCCGATTTTCGCTTTGGTGTTAATCTTTTGATTGTGAACTTCGGCTAGATGTTTGGCCATGTCTTCCAGGTTATGTTTTTCGGAGCAGAGTCTACACCGTAGGTCAGCGAGGTCTACTTTGATGAATTCTGGTTTGGGGAGGTTGTGGAATGCGATCTTGAGACTGAAGGTGTCATGTTCATCGTCCATGTGTTTCCTGAAGACGTCTGGGTCATCGTAGAGCTCCTGGCAGTAGACGCACAGTATGGACTTGTCATTGACACGGAACGGATACGCGGTCGAGTACCGCACGATGATTTCCGCGTTCCCCCGCACGGGATCGTACCGATCGgctaaaaaagaaaacattctcTTTGTAGGCCTTTGAACATGGAGGTCGGCGGCGGCTTACGGATACGGCGTAGCGGCGAGTTATAAGTATTATCGGAATACTATCCGTGATTCTCAAAGATTGTAACGTTTGTCAAATAAGAGTTGGTATAATTCAATTCAACGTGCTTTTGGGAGCACAAACCCGTGGCGAATAAAGGTCAAAATCCAGTAAATGCTTaatctaattaaaattaagactgACACCATAACGCAGCTGTGAAACGTGTATAGTATGCTGTACTTTGGCTACTTTTGAAAGGTTTTGCAACATCACAGCTGTATTAAGAATCAGTTGGCCACTTCAAAGGAGTTGCTGGATCGAATCAGTTCTTGAATCCCGAGTATTTCAGCTATACTTCAAACATCTCTCTCGCTCTTTCTTGACATATTCGTTCTAACAACTCGAATGAAGTGCAATCGGAATACGGTATCACATGGAAATGTCTCTTTCttacaaaaaatagtttttactaTTGATTATAACTTTTTCAGAGCTACAATCAACATGAACAGAGCTCTCTTATCAAACTACATGGCTAACACTTACCCATGGCATTCTGGAGCAAGGGATCAGGGGATCGAACCCTGTACAACGCATGATGATTTGATGACTCGTTG contains these protein-coding regions:
- the LOC135086110 gene encoding zinc finger protein 184-like isoform X11; this translates as MAAKTTDWRPGPTVCRCCLSEGCYKDISTEYFWMGKREVYSEMLSETFSLSIAYSTSGGPNSNSRLICEPCISRLRDASDFKRQVQECEKTFMQYLDPGTERLSDFETAESRIEVTLESLETEVKVEQVKTEKDESDGDDFGDRTDFPDLDDDDDDLDDQPLTRLATRVPKKESVDTEADSKPEKRKATTKAKTSPAKKAKTKKEVVKATTSKAAKPTEKKKKDMKQEKGSVAASSKVATVENMTSVAPNSVTKRRIRKNAELILRNSSACPVRNKGPVLKCWFCIQTFVDPSRLRTHMGEDHPSIDKSTCLIKKNEDLQLRVDISDLRCLLCSTNFDELKPLAEHLHEVHSLGIYLEISLGVVPLKLEHNNYKCILCDQKFSCFIPLSRHMGTHYYQYICDICGFRCETIGGMSTHIKLQHSHKHMCRQCKVVFPTAQAKIEHIRISKNCMPYTCKLCKERFLYWELCQHHMEQVHGVPKPEFRCTECKAVFVKRMQLYKHFKSEHTDDHKCPYCERKFTYNSSLKEHVLSHTGQRPLVCPVCDKTFARGKAFRLHLAIHDDSKKAKCTQCNRMFVSRTKLKAHVKKHHPDTFLKEFPEKSAT
- the LOC135086110 gene encoding telomere zinc finger-associated protein-like isoform X26, yielding MAAKTTDWRPGPTVCRCCLSEGCYKDISTEYFWMGKREVYSEMLSETFSLSIAYSTSGGPNSNSRLICEPCISRLRDASDFKRQVQECEKTFMQYLDPGTERLSDFETAESRIEVTLESLETEVKVEQVKTEKDESDGDDFGDRTDFPDLDDDDDDLDDQPLTRLATRVPKKESVDTEADSKPEKRKATTKAKTSPAKKAKTKKEVVKATTSKAAKPTEKKKKDVTPNYLVRRNAEIIIKNTTAYPFRVNLKSLRCVYCGDLLDDPDQFRAHMTDEHQTFTIAMAFVKLPKTEPLKADIADLKCRICSQKYNTLKDIAEHLKDIHGKPLNFNTELGIMPYLLQRDAWKCAVCDKSLPSLLHLNKHTITHFQNHICEICGKSYKAATGLVQHVRAKHDEENKAFCRRCQTVFPSMEAKAVHQRTEKRCMLHCCLECPERFPSWEMKQKHMIEVHGMQKKTYRCTHCVNWVCEDRRAFYDHFKLRHSQDCLLCIHCGLKFATPSRLNRHLEKHVS
- the LOC135086110 gene encoding oocyte zinc finger protein XlCOF6-like isoform X21, whose translation is MAAKTTDWRPGPTVCRCCLSEGCYKDISTEYFWMGKREVYSEMLSETFSLSIAYSTSGGPNSNSRLICEPCISRLRDASDFKRQVQECEKTFMQYLDPGTERLSDFETAESRIEVTLESLETEVKVEQVKTEKDESDGDDFGDRTDFPDLDDDDDDLDDQPLTRLATRVPKKESVDTEADSKPEKRKATTKAKTSPAKKAKTKKEVVKATTSKAAKPTEKKKKENDPTMSNAKQNARIIVRYTTAYPFKLPERCMVCVYCCDSFDDAPLFRKHMSEYHPAVKLRIAFAHIPDGYIKVDCTDLKCRKCSVTLDNLKFAADHLKKEHNRSIDLTCDLGVQPFILPNDKWTCAMCESKFISLRALSRHTQSHFPKHTCESCGKSYFSVSSLRFHKQVSHIGEQRICVKCKKTFESLEAKRKHVQETPRCWAFACKFCNERFWSSTLRNVHKTRVHGMQSKEYTCPECPEVFPDRQKYRMHFIVTHTNDYFECSCGKKYDTKSKLKQHMVVHTKDKLFPCTVCSKAFCRKKNLVQHMWIHSEHKRFECIDCNKQFNQKVTWKSHMKSHHPGVAIS
- the LOC135086110 gene encoding zinc finger and BTB domain-containing protein 41-like isoform X29, giving the protein MAAKTTDWRPGPTVCRCCLSEGCYKDISTEYFWMGKREVYSEMLSETFSLSIAYSTSGGPNSNSRLICEPCISRLRDASDFKRQVQECEKTFMQYLDPGTERLSDFETAESRIEVTLESLETEVKVEQVKTEKDESDGDDFGDRTDFPDLDDDDDDLDDQPLTRLATRVPKKESVDTEADSKPEKRKATTKAKTSPAKKAKTKKEVVKATTSKAAKPTEKKKKDHNPMYFAKRNAEIMLKYTTAYPFRLPECSIVCVYCYESFSSSALFRRHMDSEHEDFPVREAFSHLPDGYGKADCTELRCRLCSQSQEDLKSAAEHLIREHNISGLNLKYDLGMQPFKLDDDRYECALCDEKFSGLRSLSRHTQSHFFKHTCESCGKSYSTSSSLKAHLRVSHIGDNRLCRKCKRTFKTVEARRKHWDESPQCWAHLCKICGERFITWNQRLSHQAKAHAVIQQHKRSQACPECREVFPRGEKFRNHWKICDARTVKPSEKSY
- the LOC135086110 gene encoding zinc finger protein 250-like isoform X15, encoding MAAKTTDWRPGPTVCRCCLSEGCYKDISTEYFWMGKREVYSEMLSETFSLSIAYSTSGGPNSNSRLICEPCISRLRDASDFKRQVQECEKTFMQYLDPGTERLSDFETAESRIEVTLESLETEVKVEQVKTEKDESDGDDFGDRTDFPDLDDDDDDLDDQPLTRLATRVPKKESVDTEADSKPEKRKATTKAKTSPAKKAKTKKEVVKATTSKAAKPTEKKKKEIDSNIIARRNAEIIVKYATVYPFRLPEEAMVCVYCAESFENSSGYREHMETEHQTFKVRMAFAHCNEGYIKADCTDLRCRLCNETLANLEDVAQHLQMIHHQPIDSSAELGIQPFRLAKDKFVCSICNSKSLCLRQLSRHTQTHFLKYTCEACGKSYATMTTLNHHIRFSHIQDNRICRKCKATFSTLEAKRKHLKESRKCWSHLCNVCGERFITWNLKQAHLAQVHGTEKRSYICPECGAIFVDRKKYRSHFKINHTDDNFMCSCCGLKFETKRDLNEHRVVHTKERLFPCTVCSKSFPRKKNLVQHMWIHSEHKRFECTLCSKQFNQRVSWKTHMKSYHPEIYIPPYQSTSAFDDAKNTNLKLLLSVLKSN
- the LOC135086110 gene encoding zinc finger protein 668-like isoform X27; protein product: MAAKTTDWRPGPTVCRCCLSEGCYKDISTEYFWMGKREVYSEMLSETFSLSIAYSTSGGPNSNSRLICEPCISRLRDASDFKRQVQECEKTFMQYLDPGTERLSDFETAESRIEVTLESLETEVKVEQVKTEKDESDGDDFGDRTDFPDLDDDDDDLDDQPLTRLATRVPKKESVDTEADSKPEKRKATTKAKTSPAKKAKTKKEVVKATTSKAAKPTEKKKKADRYDPVRGNAEIIVRYSTAYPFRVNDKSILCVYCQELYDDPDVFRKHMDDEHDTFSLKIAFHNLPKPEFIKVDLADLRCRLCSEKHNLEDMAKHLAEVHNQKINTKAKIGVMPYFLRKDTYNCAVCEKSLPSLFHLNRHTITHFLSYVCHVCGCSYVATTGLLRHVRSKHQDYEVSCRKCGKFFPTMEAKEKHRRAEKACMPYCCPKCNERFVDWKSRKRHMEVEHCQSKRTYRCADCDITFPNENSYYHHFKLQHSEDCAMCKHCGLKFLSQYRLKRHMSKHVV
- the LOC135086110 gene encoding zinc finger protein 16-like isoform X17; its protein translation is MAAKTTDWRPGPTVCRCCLSEGCYKDISTEYFWMGKREVYSEMLSETFSLSIAYSTSGGPNSNSRLICEPCISRLRDASDFKRQVQECEKTFMQYLDPGTERLSDFETAESRIEVTLESLETEVKVEQVKTEKDESDGDDFGDRTDFPDLDDDDDDLDDQPLTRLATRVPKKESVDTEADSKPEKRKATTKAKTSPAKKAKTKKEVVKATTSKAAKPTEKKKKDYDYFVKRNAEIILKYTTAYPFRLPECSVVCVYCNKTFTEPAVFRRHMDDEHEDFPLRHVFSHYYPIGYIKADCTELKCRLCLIKHEYLQNAAEHLLRDHNMSDLDLKCDLGIYPFKLDVDRYGCAMCDEKFGGLRALSKHVTKHFSQHMYTCESCGKSYATLSSLKAHITGSHVLGDQRYCRKCKSTFKTLEARRKHLAESPKCWNHVCRVCNKRFITWNQRKTHQVQEHGVQKHSYICPECGEIFFDGSAYNRHFKINHTNQNFACSDCGLKFENERRLEEHRVVHTKERLFPCTVCLKSFSRKKNLNQHMWIHMEHKRFECTFCNKQFNQRVSWRTHMKSYHPGFEIPPYQPPNAFNDAQNKETC